Genomic window (Desulfovibrio aminophilus):
CCAGAGGGCCGCCTCCTCGGCGGTCAGGGGCAGGGCCTCGTAGGCCTCCAGGTGTTTCTTGTAGCGGTCGCGGGAGCCCTGGATGTTCGCGTACTGGCCGTCGCGGTCCTTGGAGTCCAGGGCCGGGGAGAGCAGGGTGCGCAGGGCCTGGTTGATGGTGCGGAATTCGGCCTTGACGCTCAGCAGGTGCTCCACCGAGGGCAGCTTTTCCTTGCCGAGGACCCGCACGTTTCCGGCGAGGCCGCCGATCTCCACGATGCCCAGTCCGCCCACGGCCAGGGTGATGCACGCCACCAGGAGGAAGCCGCCGAGCAGTTTGACGCCGAGCTTGAGATTCTTCATGGACCGATCTCCTTCACGGATTGCGGTTTTCCGGCTTCGCGGACCGTAAATGACCCGGTGGCGCATGCTAGCAGCCAAGCCGGGTTTTATGTCAATGATTCTTTATTTTCACTTGGGCGAAGATATTGAAAAGTCTTTCAACGCTTCGGCGCGCGGGGACGAAAAGGCCGGTCCCCTGACTGGGAACCGGCCCTGCCGATGCTTGCCGATTTGAATTATCTGATTGAAAATAAACGCTGACGATGGGCGTTCAGCCCTGTTGGCCCTGGCTCTCCCCGCCGCCTCCGCCGCGCCGTTTGCGCGGGCGTCTGCGGCGCTTGGCGCCCTCGGACCGGGGCCGGTCGCCCTCGTCCCGCCGTTCGCTCCCGCGCTCGCCGCGGGGCTCGCCCCGCCTCCCGGGCCGCTCCTCGGGCAGGGCCGGGGCCGCGCCCAGGCTGCCCTGGTAGCGCTCGTCCAGGAGCATGGCCAGAAGCATCCGGCCGTCGTCCTCCTCGGCCAGTTTGGCCGCCAGGGGCAGGAAACGCCGCATGCGCTCCCGGGCCAGGGGCGTCTTGCTCCGCAACTCGGCCTCCAGGCTGGAGGACAGACGCTCGGCCACCACCTCGGCCACGGCCTCGTCCGAGGGCGGTTCGCGCCGGATCAGGTCGAGGGAGTAGAGCCGGGCGATGCGCATGAGCTCCAGCTTCTGGATCACGTCCACCAGGGAGATGACCTCGCCCGAGGCCCCGGCCCGGCCCGTGCGGCCCGAGCGGTGGATGTAGGACTCGCGGTCCTCCGGCGGCTCGTAGAGGATCACGTGCGACAGTTCCGGGATGTCGATGCCCCGCCCGGCCACGTCCGTGGCCACCAGGAAGCGCAGGGACTTGTCCCGCACCCGGGCCAGCACCTGCTCGCGCTTGGCCTGGGTCAGGTCCGCGGACAGTTCGTCCGCGTCGTAGCCGAACTGCTGCAGCACGGCCGTCAGGAAGTGCACGTCGCTCTTCTTGTTGCAGAAGATGATCACCTGGGTGGGCTGCTCCAGCTCGATGATGCGGATGAGGCAGCGCTCCCGGCCCATGGCCGGGACCTCGTAGTAGGTGTGCGCGATCTCGGCCACGGATACCTGCGCGCCCGAAAGCGAGAGCATCTGCGGCTCGCGCAGGAACTCCTCGGCCAGGCGCAGCACGTGGCCCGGATAGGTGGCCGAGAACATCGAGGAGTGCACCCGCCGCTTGGGCAGGTAGCGCTGCACCTCCTTCATGTCCGGGTAGAAGCCCACGGAGAGCATCCGGTCGGCCTCGTCGAACACGAGCATGCGCAGATGCTCCAGGGTCAGCGAACGCTTGAGCAGGTGGTCCAGCACGCGGCCGGGCGTGCCGACCACGATGTGCGCGCCCAGCTTGAAGGCCTCGATCTGGGGGCCGTAGCCCACGCCGCCGTAGACCGCCACCACGCGCGGGCCGTCCGGGCCGCAGAGCAGCTCGGCCTCGCGGGCCACCTGGGTGGCCAGCTCGCGCGTGGGCACCAGCACCAGGGCCTGGCATTCCGGCCGCGTGGGGTCCAGCCGGGAGAGCATGGGCAGCACGAACGCGCCGGTCTTGCCGCTGCCCGTGCGGGCCTGGACCATCATGTCCCGACCTTCCAGCAGCGGGGGCAGGGCCTTGGCCTGCACCGGGGTGAGCGCGGTCCAGCCCGCGCGGTCGCAGGCCCGGCGCAGCGTCTCGGGAAGATCCTCCAGGCGCGGCTCGGGCCGCGTTGCCTCGGGATCGGACGTCGTATTGGGAGTTTCGTTTTCCATGCCCGGCTCACTACCCCACAACACCCCTCTCCCGCAACAACCCCCTTCGCCCCCTTCGGCCCCCTTCGGGGGGGGGCAGAAAGGCTCTTCTACCGGGTCCAGGACGCAGTCCTGGCGCGGGGGATGGGGGCGCGCAGCCCCCATTCTGGAAGCCCCATGAGGCTAACGGGACGAAAGGAGGAGGATTTCGGGGTGGTCGGGCATGCGTTCGCGGACGCGGGCCTTGTCCCCGGGCTTGAGGTTGTCGTCGGAGAAGGCCTTGAAGCGCGCGCCGTCCACCTCCACCTCGCCGGAGGTGAAGGGGCCGATGGGCTCCAGGGCCCGGGCGGTGCGGCCCACGGGGTCGCGCGGGGCGCGGGGGCGGTCGCCGTCCAGGGACATGGAGAGGTCCAGGTCGGGCTGGGGCGCGCCCTTCTTGGGGGCGGGCCGCTCGGGCGGCTCCACGGCCTCGGTGAGCAGCAGGGGGGAGTGCGGGCGCTCCTCGTCGATGGACAGGGACAGGGCGTCGTCCAGCACCGGCTCCAGGAGGTCGAAGCCCGAGCGCTCGTCGTCCTCTTCCAGGATGGACAGGGCCTGGGAGCCGCCGGGCATGGTGGCGGGCCGGGACGGCGGCTTGGGCGGGGTCAGGTCCGCGAAGGGGTCGCGGCGCCGTTTCGAGGACTGAGACCTGGGCGCGGCGAAGGCGTCGGCCGGGGCGGAATCCTCGCGGGCCGGAGCCTTGCGTTTGGGCGCGAAGGCCATGGCCTCGTCCTGGTCCCGGCGTTCGGCGGTCTGGCGCTCGGCGCGGCGTTCCTTGCGGCGCTTCTGGGCCCGGCGGATGGGCGGGCGGATGGCCAGCAGCCCGAACAGGGCCCCGGCCAGGGCCACTCCGGCCTGCACCACGGGCTGGGAGGCCGGGGCCAGGTAGGCCGCTCCGGCGGCCAGCAGGCAGCCGAGCCCGAGGAACGAAAGAACCAGGCCCGGGGCGGCCAGGTCGGCCACCACGAAGGCCAAGCCCACCAGGAGCCAGACCTGGTACGGAATGGTCATGTCCGTGAACATGAGAGCCCCATACGCCAGTCCCTGGAACCTGGCAAGATTTCCGGGGGGTTCCCGGCAACGGCCGGAGCATGTTATGGCCCCGGCAAAGGGGGGGGCATGAAGGACCATGTGGAGATCTTCCGGCTCTGGCTGGCGGACCATCCCCGGGAGCGCCGCCGCGCCCGGGGCATGACCCTGGCCCAATTGCGGGAAATGGCCTCGGCCCAGGGCCTCAAGTTCAGCGAGGACGACCTGCGCGAGGCCATGGACGCCCCGGACTCGGCCTTTTTCGGTCCGCCCGAGAAGCCGTTGTTCGTGGAGCGCTTCCTGACCAAGCGCGGGCTGACGGTCATGGCCCTGGCCCTGTTCGCGGCCTGGCTCGTCATGGACCATGCCCTGGCCGTGCGCGCGAACCAGGAACACATCAACCCGGCGGCCGTGGAGGCCATGAGCCAAGCCCTGGAGGTCTGCCGCCTGGAGGGCCGGAACGAGGCCCTGCGCCAGTGCCGGGACGTGCAGGCCGCGCCCATGTGCCGGGTCTTCGGGGACGAGATCGTCTGCGTCCTGGAGCGGCGCTACGGCCTGTTGACGGACCTGGGATTCATCCTGCCGCCCCTGTACGAGCCGGGCTACAGACCCCGCGTTCCCCGCTGGCGAGGGATGCTGGACCTGGCCTTCGGGCGTTGAGGCCCGGGAGGGGGCCCTTGCCCGGGACGCGGGGATCGGGCATGAGGATGCCAGGAGCGGAGGCGGAACACATGCGCGGAACCAAGAGACGGATGGGGTTCGAGGACCTGGAGAACGTGGCCGAGGACATGGTCCTGGCGCGGATCTCCGAACTGGCCGAGGACGAGGGGCTGGACTTCTGCCGCTGTCCGGTCTGCCTGCAGGACATCGCGGCCATCGTGCTCAACAAGGTGCCGCCGCTGTACTGTTGCAGCCTGCTGGAGAAGAATTCCCCGGGCGAGGATTTCTCACGCCGCGTGGAGCACGTGCGCGAGCGCATCGAGGAAGAGTTGCCGCGGGCCCTCGAACTGGTCCGCAGCCACGACAATCACTGACCTCCGGCGCGCTCCGGGCCGGCTTCCCGCCCGGTTTCGCCGCGATGGCGCACCCGCGCGCCCGGCTTGGGCGAGAGGGTGTGCTCCACCACCGCCAGGAACTCCCGGCACTCCGGGAAGTCCGGCCGCAGCTCCAGGGCCTGGAGCAGGAGCTTGCGGGCCTTGGCCGCGTCGCCCTTCTCGAACCAGGCCCGGCCGATGTTGTAGACGAGATTTTCGTCGTCCCCGGAGAACTCCCGGGCCCGGGAGTAGTACTCCAGGGCCTCGGCGAACAGTCCGCACTTGCGCAGCTGGATCCCGAACTCGTTGAACAGGTGCTTGTGCCGGGGCTCGAAGGCCGCGCGCAGCTGGACCAGGCGCTTGAAGACCTGGGTTCCGGAGGCCGTGTCGCCCCGGTCCAGGTAGACGAGGCCCAGGCCGAACACGGCCCGGGCGTGGTCCTCGGCCAGCTCCAGGGCGCTCTTGTACTCGAACTCTGCGGAATAGGACTCGCCCTTGGCCCGGTGCTGGTCCCCGCGCTCCACGTGCGACTCCACCTTCTCCATGAGCGGCAGGACCTGGTTCAGATAGAGTTCCGGCTCGGGCAGGAACTTGCCCAGCAACTCCTCGCGGCTCATGACCTCCTGGGGCCCGGAGGGCATCATGCCGGAGTTCAGGCTTTGGACCAGGATCGTGCCGTCGTCCTGCTCCTCGGCGTAGACGTGGAAGTTGCGCCCGATCTTGCGCTTGGTCCCGCCGAAGCCCACGTAGCCCGTGTCCTCGCAGGAAAAGACTCCCTTGATGCGGGGCGGTTTCGCCGTGCTCATTCCTCTACTCCGGGATCGTCCGCCTGGCCCGCGCGAGGTTCGGCCGAGGAAGGCGGAAAGTCCGTTCTTTCAATGGGATGCGATCGGAGGCCCCCGGGGCATGGCGGCCCGTCGGGTTTTTCCGTCCAAAGACATGGTAGGCGAAGCCCGCCGCGCAAGGCAAGCCCGGTCGCGAAA
Coding sequences:
- a CDS encoding late competence development ComFB family protein, with amino-acid sequence MRGTKRRMGFEDLENVAEDMVLARISELAEDEGLDFCRCPVCLQDIAAIVLNKVPPLYCCSLLEKNSPGEDFSRRVEHVRERIEEELPRALELVRSHDNH
- a CDS encoding DEAD/DEAH box helicase yields the protein MENETPNTTSDPEATRPEPRLEDLPETLRRACDRAGWTALTPVQAKALPPLLEGRDMMVQARTGSGKTGAFVLPMLSRLDPTRPECQALVLVPTRELATQVAREAELLCGPDGPRVVAVYGGVGYGPQIEAFKLGAHIVVGTPGRVLDHLLKRSLTLEHLRMLVFDEADRMLSVGFYPDMKEVQRYLPKRRVHSSMFSATYPGHVLRLAEEFLREPQMLSLSGAQVSVAEIAHTYYEVPAMGRERCLIRIIELEQPTQVIIFCNKKSDVHFLTAVLQQFGYDADELSADLTQAKREQVLARVRDKSLRFLVATDVAGRGIDIPELSHVILYEPPEDRESYIHRSGRTGRAGASGEVISLVDVIQKLELMRIARLYSLDLIRREPPSDEAVAEVVAERLSSSLEAELRSKTPLARERMRRFLPLAAKLAEEDDGRMLLAMLLDERYQGSLGAAPALPEERPGRRGEPRGERGSERRDEGDRPRSEGAKRRRRPRKRRGGGGGESQGQQG
- a CDS encoding tetratricopeptide repeat protein, which codes for MSTAKPPRIKGVFSCEDTGYVGFGGTKRKIGRNFHVYAEEQDDGTILVQSLNSGMMPSGPQEVMSREELLGKFLPEPELYLNQVLPLMEKVESHVERGDQHRAKGESYSAEFEYKSALELAEDHARAVFGLGLVYLDRGDTASGTQVFKRLVQLRAAFEPRHKHLFNEFGIQLRKCGLFAEALEYYSRAREFSGDDENLVYNIGRAWFEKGDAAKARKLLLQALELRPDFPECREFLAVVEHTLSPKPGARVRHRGETGREAGPERAGGQ